GATAAAAAAGGAGCAGAATGAAACTATTTTGGCCAAACCTTGAAAACTATAAAGCTTTGCATAATGACGAAGAACTGAACAGGTTCCTTTCCCTCATAGATGCGAGCCTAATGACAAGAGAGTAAAAAATGCTCAGAACAAAGAGAAAAAGAAGAGACAAAATCCAACAGCATAGGCTTTTGGAATGACTGCAGAAGAAGAAGATTACTTGGGCTGGCACAAACTTCATTGACTCAACCATTTTGCTCGCCATAGAGACTGCAGAAGCTCTTTCTTCCTACACATATGATCACAAACTCACTATTTTAAACCTACTTGCACCTTGTAAGATTTTGGCTTCAACATATACAGCAACAGACTATATGTGACAGACATAAGAATATGCTTTTGTCATCTGGAGAGCTCACCTCCACACTTTGCTTTCCGAACCAAGTCCCTATAAGCACTTCTTCTTTCTCTTCTCCAGGATAAGAATACTGGAAAACATAGCAATCTCCACTGTAGAACTTCGAATGATCAGCAGCTTGAAGAAGAATCTTTTCCTGACCATTCACACGCCAAACCTGCAGATTCCCCGTGCAATCAATGAAAGCTTCGAGCTCCTCTTTAGGAGGAGCAGCTTTCATTAGTCCTCTCACGTTTACTCCTTGTCGTAGCAAGAGAGCTGCAAATGATCACAACGATAACATTTCAGCTACATGTAAGTATTTACATCATTATCTAAATTAAGAGTGTAAGCATTTACGAACCAGCAACTCTGCCTCTACCATCCTCTGACACAGTTGTATTAGTTTCTTGAGTCCATGTATCAAACTTTGATCGGAATGGCACTGTTTCAAACCCTTCTATTATGCGGATCATTTGCGATTTAGGTCGTTCAGATGAACGGATCATTTCCTGTATGATTCTTCTAACATCAGCAAACATTACAACAAAAAACGTTTAGAGACTTAAAAGACTTACTTCTGCTGCTCCACTGGCAACTTTTCTATCATCAAGAGATGTGGTTCGTCCCATCCAAACAAACACTTCGAGTCCACAGTCAAGAATGTAGCACTTGTTTGTATCAAGCATCTCCCTCTCCAAAGTATCTGCTTCAACAGGATTTGCCTTTCCCTTCTCCACACTTCAATTTCAAGATTATAAAGCTGTGTTCAGCTGAAGCATTTATGGGCTCAAAATAAATGAATTACAAGAAGAAGATATTTACCAAAATAGTTTTTTGATATCGAAAGTGACAGTTTTGTCTTCAGCATTAGCTGTTTTTCTAGGTAAAGGAGCGAACCCACCAAAGAACCCCCAAAACTCTCCACTATCAGCATCAGCCATAAGTCTCCCATCCTCTGCAAATGAAGCATATGCAAATTAGAAACCAAAGCAAAGATATGATGAAGATACTAATCAACTAACCAACTGTGGCAACTTCGCATGTGCCATCATGGTAAGTATCTTTGATGTACTGAACCACTTCTAATGCTTTTGCTCTCTCTTGGATACTTGAATTAGATCCATTGAACTGGAAAATCTTTGACTTTGTGTCAAGAATGTATATATCGTCATGGTTTAAAGAACTCCGAGCAAACGGAACCTGTAATGAGTTTAAACCGTTTAGTGTGCAGCCACAAAGTGGAGATAAAAGGAACCAAAAGAAAATGAAATGTGATCTTGCCTCCTTGACATGGACAACATGTTTTCCTCTGCAGACGAACAAGCGGGTAACATGTTCTTCAGCTTCCACATGTTTGAACCCTGAAGCTACTCCACCTTCTTGAGGTATGATACACGGCTTAAAATAAGACAAGAACTTCTCGGTTTCGTGGCCTTGAACTTCTCGATATTGAACTGCACGACCTCCAAGAGCGGCATCTAATTCAACCGTCTTAACTGCAGCAGTCCCAGCTTCATCCTAATATCATCATCTCTTAGTTCTCTCTCGTTCTACTAAACGAAGAATGGTTAAAAGTATATGTTGAATAGGTGCTTACTTGAGAGGTATCTTTACCAAGCCAGTAATGAATATCGTGGCGCAACGCACCTGTTTTTAACGCCGTTGTCTGTCCCAAAAAAGATTGATCACAAGGAGTAGAATACTTCTTGCGTCAAGACCAGAATAGGGAAAGAAACAAAACGTAGTTTACTAGGCCTTAGTTAGTTACCTTCAGTACTATGTAAGAGTCTCCGGTGAAAAACTTCCCAATGGAAGACTTTGGGATGGGTGCAGGGGTAAAATTCTGTATACGCCATACCTCAATACCGCTGAGTTAACCGTCAAGGAGAAGAATAACATGTAGAGATTAAAAAGAGAACGCAAAACAAGGATATAATAAGAATTGAGTAAGAGATTTGAAGGGTGAAGGATACGCTTTCTGTCCAGCTCCTTGGAAAGCTGGATCCAAATCTCTCATGGAAACAGACATTCTTTAAGCAGTCTTTACCGCACTCTCCAACTTATAATAGCTGCAACGACAGATAACACTAATAACCTACGAGCCAACACAAGAAGTAGAATAAATTCAAGAATCAGCAAAATGCAAAACCAATTCTATCAAAAATCAAATCCAAGAACACATTTTATCGCAGATAAAACCATTAGCAATATAAAAAAGGTTGTTGAGTTCCACCTAAAGCCGAAGAAACTAATATGGATTGGATTCAGCTGAGCTTAACTCATGACTTGAAAGATGACTATACAATTCATCATCCAAACAGGTCAACATCAGCTCAAGTCAAACCCAGTCAAAACTAAAGGCTTTATCATTCACTATCAATATAACCAACTCAGATAAACCCAAAAAGGAGCAGACTTGTGTTACATCAGAAGAAGGGTTTATGTAAAATCTCAATTCCCCAGACGAACAAACAATTAAAAAACTCAGACGAAAACACAAAGAACATATCCATTCAAACATCATCACCAAACTCAAGGTAAAGCTCGGAGATTTATACAACTCTACAAGCCTATTTCACTAATTAAACTAAACACTTTTGCCTTCACACCAATCAATAAATACAGAGAAACTTTATATACTCCCAATCAGATCAATTGAACTCTTCAACAACAACAACAAAAACTCAGAAAGCTGGAAACTTTCAGAGAGAATATACGTTTCTGTATTTTTACCTTTACAAATCCGTTGTTCAGCTCCAAGCCCAGATCCAATCTGATGAGAATATTGCGAAAAGATACAAAATTTCAGTTCCTTTCCCTGTGAGAGAGATGTGAACAGAAGCAGAGGAAAAAGTGACAGAGAGAGAGAGAGAAGAAGAAGAAATGGGGAATTGAATTGAAAGCTTTATTAAGAGAGAGAAGCTGATAAACAATTGAAGTCTTAGAGAGAGAAAAGAACAATTTTTAAGAGAGAGGTTGCAGGTTGGAGGGAATGATGAGAAGCCAGGCGTGCTTTATCACTAACCCACAAAGACACAATACAATCCATCTACTGTAAAAAAAAATCTTTTGATTTATAAAAACATAAACATAGAAAAAAAAACAGACAGGTCAACAGCAAAACTAGACCTCCGATGAAAAAATGTTCCTTGTTTTTTTCCTCCAGAAAACGAGAAAAAAAAATCGAAATTTTGTATGGTTTTTGTTTGGTAGATTTTATGTCCTTTCTCCGACCATATTGTACACAGTAATGATCTGTCGCAAACATAAAAATCTAGTTATTTCAAGGCAATCCATTAATGTTTTGACTTCACATACGCTTCAGGGTTTAGGACAACATTGCCACAAAAATTGGTTATATTTTATAAATAAAAATTTTAGAACTACGAAACCATTAACTCTAAAGATATGTAATTAAATTCACATCTAAATTCGGTCACATCTGTTTTTTTTATTTATATTTTTAGTTTATACTATGTGATTTTTTTTTATCAATATCAGATTATTTCCACCAAGTTAATCTTTTCATAAATACTTTCTCCTCTTTTCATAAATATAATACTCTTTTATTGATCATTTTGCCGTTGCTAAATTTAATTATAAGTTCATTACATGAGAATTAAGTACCAAAATAAAATAAATACACAAAAAAGACCAAGAAAAAAGTCCTATTACCTTTAACTTTAAGGCTGTTTGTCATACTCTCTCTCCCAGCCTTGGTTAAAATATTTTTGAGCTTTTTGATGATTGATTAGAAAAGAAATAGTTTCATGAGTTAAGAGAGAGAAAGAAAAGTATGATGAATAAAGAAGTTCCTAGGTGGTTTAATTAAGACTAATCCTTGTTAATAATAAAATAGACAAGATTCTGTCCATATCAATAAATTAAAAATCTTTGACAGGTGTTTAGTATTTTTTTGCTTAGGTGTGTTAAATATGAGTTTTCTTGGGTCTTAATTATTATTTTTATCTTTGAAAAAGATTCATCTATATCATAATTGTTGATTAGTTTTTAATTCCCACAAATATTAAGCAACATTTATAATTAACTTGTTTCATTCATTTTTATAATTGTTTGTTTAAAGTCAAAAAAAAATTGTGTGTTAAATATGAGTTTTTTGGGTCTTAATTATTATTTTTATCTTTGAAAGAGATTCATCTATATCATAATTGTTGATTAGCTTTTTAATTCCCACAAATATTAAGCAACATTTATAATTAACTTATTTCATTCATTTTTATAACTGTTTGTTTAAAGTCAATTTTTTTTATAAAAAAAATTGGACTTCCCAAAACTAGTTTATAAATGGGTGAATTTGCTATCTAGCCAAGTTTGGAGTTAAAATTAAATAAATAGTTTTGATTTTGATGTTATTAAATTGATAACATTTCATACACCTTTTATCCGGTTATGTCCTTATCTTTTCTAAGTTACCGGTGACCGTGAGACCAAAGATTAATGTCGACGAAAGCACATGTCCAAGATAAATTGAGATTTAATATAGTCCACATACGGGATAACTATTATAAGTAAATGTTCTATTCCATTTATAAAAGTACTACGTCAGATAGAACAAACATAATATATTCATACGAAACAGAATCATAAACTCTAAACCTAACCTGCGCACCTAAATACTAAACCATAAACTCGAGTCTCTAAACCCAAACCCAAATGTTAAATTTAATTTAAAGTTATAATATTTCAAAGAAAACAACAAAAAATAATAAATATATAAATTTTGAACTATTATTCTATACTATCTAACATGGAATGAATACTACTCTTGTAATTCAACCCCAACCCACTTCCAACCCTAAACCCAAAACACTTCTAAGACTGAAATACTAAACCCTAAACTTGAATTTCTAAACCTAAATCTAAATGTAAAATATTTTAGATTAAATTAAAATATGAAAATAATATATAATATTTTGTACTATCATTTATACTATATAATGGAAAGAAAAATAGACTTGAGAGGAAGTACTACATCCTAAACTCTAATCACTAAACCCTAAACCCCTCAATAATTAACCATATAACAATCCTACCATAAATCCCTATATACTTAACCCTTAAACCATAATCACTAAACCCTAAACTCAAATATAAACCATAAACCCAAATATAAACCTTCAACCTAAATAGAATGAAACTAAATAAATAGTATAGTACATATTGATAAAATAATGAAATATCTATGATATCATGGAAAAAGTTAATGCTAACCCTAAATAGTATCATGAAATGTCTATGATATCATGAAATGTCTATTTCCTGCAATTATAATAGAATACAACAAATAGTAAAGATCAAATATTTCATTTCACATGAATGGTCTTTCCATTTTACGTTGACACGATCTATTCCACTTATATACACATTGCATCATTACATATAAATGAGAATATATTTACCAGATGACTCAAATCTAGTTTCAAACAATCTAAAGCTAAAGATAAAGATAGTACCCATATAACCTAATCTTCCATTTGTAATCTGAGAAACAAAAGCTAAAGACAAAGATAGTACCCATATAACAAAGTAAATGTAAAATCAACTGTATAGTATAACAATAATGTGGAATGAAAACCATGTATGACGTTAGGAAAAAGAAGAAGAAATGTGTGACTTTATGATGACCACATTTAACTTTTACTCTTTTGAATAATTTTTTAAAGATTAGAAGTGTAATATTATATAAAATACACTATATATCGACGTATTCTAGGTTATTAGGCTATTGATCTAAATATTGTTTTTTTTAAGCCATACCACCTAATTCCCCTTTATAAATCGAGACTCACTTCGACGTAAAATAAAAAAATATGTTTTCTCTTTTTTTTGCTAAAAATAAACAAATATGTTGAAGCATATAGTAATGGAAATTACATTAATACGTATGAGGAACAAATATCTATCAATGGTCTTCTCTTGTGTTGTTTTCACTATAATGTGATTTCTGTTTTTTATAATAAAAAGTAAGAAGAAACGAGCCAAGAGATCGAAAGACCACGAATATTCGTTTTCGGAAACAAGGACCATTTTTATCTACATGTATGTGTTTGGTATAGTTTTGTACTTTTGTTATATACGGGTGCTTATCTGCTTCTTAACTCAAATCGTGACTGAACGTGTATTACTTGTAATGAGCCAAAGACTTGATAATTTGTTTTTCTATCAAAAGTAAAAAGTCTTAGAGCATGTTTATCGGAGAGTTCTTATGGTGGAGTTCTTAGCGTAATATAAGAATTTAAAATACGGTTCTTAGTTTTTCTTAGTTAAAGTTAAGAAACGGTTCTTATATTACTAAGCACCTCATTCTAAGAATTCTGCAATAAACATGGCCTTAATAAGACATCGGTTGTTTCAATGTTAAAATGACCAAACTTTTGTATCATTTGATATGCGATCAGAATTCAGACGAGAGTCTTGTTTGTGACCTAACTTTTGTATATTTGATTTTTAAACATTGTAATTTAAACTTATGTTGTATTCATATAGTTATTAAACTTACGATGATTGTTTGCTTTTTATCTGTTTAAAGTTTACAGATGACGGTTAGGTTTTATGTTTAAAACAGTGATAATTTTATACTTGCTACTATCTAAATCCGAGTACATGCAAATGAGATTATAATAGTTTAACTATATGCATGCTTCTTGTTGGCAAGATTACACTACAAAATATGTTGTCATTAGTTCGGAGAATACACGTTTCCCATGCTTTGTAGTTTGTAGTATTGCTACATTTCGTGGAGTCCTCAAATTTGACCCGAAGTTTGATTACATACATCAACTACACATTGGACCAACGATCTTAAATTTTATTGATATTTTAATCATTACACCACACAACAACCTTTGAAACCACTTTTATATTCCTTTTCCCGGAGGCCCTGCATTACAATGTTAGAAGTAAATTCTAAATAGCTTGTACAAAAGTGGCGGGTTGATATTAGATTGAGGCGGACAATAATTTGCCCACGAATTATCGTTAAAACTTATAAGAGAAATGATTAGTCAAACACTAACGCAATTATGAAATGACGACCGAGAAAAAGATAAAAATAGCATTAAATCAAGTTTTTGTTTCCGAACTAGCACTCAAAATCTAAAGTCACAAAAATAGCACTTAATGTTTTATCAAAAGTCACAAATTTAGAGTTTAGAGTTAAAGGGTGGGGTTTAGGATTTAGGGTTTAGGGTTTAGGGTTTAGGGTTTAGGGTTTAGGGTTTAGGGTTTAGGGTTTAGGGTTTAGGGTTTAGGGTTTAGGGTTTAGGGTTTAGGGTTTAGGGTTTAGGGTTTAGGGTTTAGGGTTTAGGGTTTAGGGTTTAGGGTTTAGGGTTTAGGGTTTAGGGTTTAGGGTTTAGGGTTTAGGGTTTAGGGTTTAGGGTTTAGGGTTTAGGGTTTAGGGTTTAGGGTTTAGGGTTTAGGGTTTAGGGTTTAGGGTTTAGGGTTTAGGGTTTAGGGTTTAGGGTTTAGGGTTTAGGGTTTAGGGTTTAGGGTTTAGGGTTTAGGGTTTAGGGTTTAGGGTTTAGGGTTTAGGGTTTAGGGTTTAGGGTTTAGGGTTTAGGGTTTAGGGTTTAGGGTTTAGGGTTTAGGGTTTAGGGTTTAGGGTTTAGGGTTTAGAGTTTGGGGTTTAGGGTTTAGAGTTGAGAAATGAGGTTTTGGGATAAGATTTTAAATTTTGAAAAATAAAAAAATTAAAATTTTCAAAAAATAAAATGCTATTTTGGTCATTTTAGTTTTTGAGTGTTATTTTTGTGATATAAACTTAGAAATGTGCTATTTTGGAGATTTGCCTTTTTTTGTTTAGTGATGTGGTGATTTTATATATTCAACTGCACGTCCACAACTATACAGAATCACATATATAAAGCGTATTAATTATTAGAGAATAAATTAGAAACAATAGCAAAATCGTTGCCAAAAAAAAAAAGCATTAGCATAGCCTTCAATTTTTTTTTTTTTTTTTGTAACTTAGGCTTAGCTAGCCTTCAAAATTTTCTTCCAAGCATTCATATGGGAGTCTCGGACCGGACGAACATGATATATTTTTACAACATTTTGTTTGTTAGTCATTTTACAAATGCAATTGGTTACATCATGCAGAGAAATTGACATTTTTAAGGGATGAGATGTTAAAGGTTTTCTTGTCTTTCAGAAAATGTATACATCAAATTAATTTTTCTATTCAAAAATAAGTATTGACAAATATCTAAAACCGACCATATTAAAGTATGCTTTCGGCTACAATAGACCATATTTAGACTAAAAAGACAATGACTTGTCTTGTTGATTTACAACGGCTGCCGGATAAACCGCCACCAAACAAAAAATTTAGTCAACATCGCCGCCGGCACCATGGAAACTGGTGGTTGAAGCCGCCGCAGAATGGCTAAGATACAATGATCTTTATTTGGTTTAACAATCATTACACTTTTTATTTTATAATTTTTTAACTAATAATGTAATCTTAACATCCTAGCAAGGAACGTGGTTAATAAGTGGCAGACAAGAACCAAAATCTACATTGTAAACAGCCAGTTTCATCACTCCTGATGTGACACGTTAGTAGGAAAGTGAGTTCCACTTTTAAAAAGTGTGAAAAAATGTCAAGTATGTGGTTCGAACCCGGGTTACTATGATATAACCAACATTTATACCACTAAACTAAAGGATACTTTGTACATTGATTACCGAAACTAATATATATTTACGAAGGATTTCTTATAGTGGATTCCACACATAACTGTAATTTCAATACTCACGTATAACTTTGATCATCGAAACCTATTTAGTAAAATCTGCATTCAGGCCCAATAAAACTTATAAGTGGACTAAATCTCCTTTGTATGTATCTAGGATTTTTATAGTACTCTATCTCCACCGATAAACCAAAGTGTTACCCTTTTAGCTTATCAAAAAAAATTCTGAAACTTTTCATCTTCACCTCTCTATATCTCCAACGATCAGTTATGGTACCGTTTGACCTCTGAAACGATCCGTCTCAGTATACATAATTCCTCAAACAAACCTTGAAACCCATATCTCTTATTAAATTATTCCTAAATTGAACTGTCGCAGCTTTTAGCCAACCTTCGAAGATGTCAGCCTCCAGTGTTGTTGTTGTCGCTTAATCGGTCGTTGTCCCCGCCACCTTTCTCCGCCTAGAACATAGTACCCATGAAAAGGTATTGACAATTTGACTTTCTATGGAATACTATATACCATATTTGTTTAATCAATATTCAAGCTATCAGTTTTAATACTTTAAGCGTATGTTTCTCTGGGCAGAATTTCGAGATCCACGGTTCTATCCCAGTTCATGTGAATCACTACCATCCATCGCTACAATAGGTTGNNNNNNNNNNNNNNNNNNNNNNNNNNNNNNNNNNNNNNNNNNNNNNNNNNNNNNNNNNNNNNNNNNNNNNNNNNNNNNNNNNNNNNNNNNNNNNNNNNNNNNNNNNNNNNNNNNNNNNNNNNNNNNNNNNNNNNNNNNNNNNNNNNNNNNNNNNNNNNNNNNNNNNNNNNNNNNNNNNNNNNNNNNNNNNNNNNNNNNNNNNNNNNNNNNNNNNNNNNNNNNNNNNNNNNNNNNNNNNNNNNNNNNNNNNNNNNNNNNNNNNNNNNNNNNNNNNNNNNNNNNNNNNNNNNNNNNNNNNNNNNNNNNNNNNNNNNNNNNNNNNNNNNNNNNNNNNNNNNNNNNNNNNNNNNNNNNNNNNNNNNNNNNNNNNNNNNNNNNNNNNNNNNNNNNNNNNNNNNNNNNNNNNNNNNNNNNNNNNNNNNNNNNNNNNNNNNNNNNNNNNNNNNNNNNNNNNNNNNNNNNNNNNNNNNNNNNNNNNNNNNNNNNNNNNNNNNNNNNNNNNNNNNNNNNNNNNNNNNNNNNNNNNNNNNNNNNNNNNNNNNNNNNNNNNNNNNNNNNNNNNNNNNNNNNNNNNNNNNNNNNNNNNNNNNNNNNNNNNNNNNNNNNNNNNNNNNNNNNNNNNNNNNNNNNNNNNNNNNNNNNNNNNNNNNNNNNNNNNNNNNNNNNNNNNNNNNNNNNNNNNNNNNNNNNNNNNNNNNNNNNNNNNNNNNNNNNNNNNNNNNNNNNNNNNNNNNNNNNNNNNNNNNNNNNNNNNNNNNNNNNNNNNNNNNNNNNNNNNNNNCATGGCAAGGTTGTCTAATTTTACTTGTCATCACGTTCATGTATTTCAGGAGCACAGTGAGAACATTCTTCCAAGCAGTGAAGGTGACGTAGGATTGGCAGCATCATCTGGCCCGTCTGTTTTGGGAGACAAGGTCGATGAAGAATAAACAAAAGAAAATATAGTAAAAATGCATTGAACACTTTTAATAAAGTAAGTCACTTAGCTGCGGTGAGTGATTGGAAATATCTATTATATTCCTATCAGCCCGTCAACGTCTTTTCTATTTATCTTTGTTTTCCATCATAAACTTTGGATATTTTTTTCCTTGCATGTTTTCTTTGTTCGGAGATTTTATTTCTATTTTGGATTATTAATGAAACGTCGACGGTTTCTAACTCATACAAGATTTGTCAGTAGTGTATTTTTTTTGTTTACCTATT
This sequence is a window from Brassica oleracea var. oleracea cultivar TO1000 chromosome C1, BOL, whole genome shotgun sequence. Protein-coding genes within it:
- the LOC106308699 gene encoding villin-4, giving the protein MSVSMRDLDPAFQGAGQKAGIEVWRIQNFTPAPIPKSSIGKFFTGDSYIVLKTTALKTGALRHDIHYWLGKDTSQDEAGTAAVKTVELDAALGGRAVQYREVQGHETEKFLSYFKPCIIPQEGGVASGFKHVEAEEHVTRLFVCRGKHVVHVKEVPFARSSLNHDDIYILDTKSKIFQFNGSNSSIQERAKALEVVQYIKDTYHDGTCEVATVEDGRLMADADSGEFWGFFGGFAPLPRKTANAEDKTVTFDIKKLFCVEKGKANPVEADTLEREMLDTNKCYILDCGLEVFVWMGRTTSLDDRKVASGAAEEMIRSSERPKSQMIRIIEGFETVPFRSKFDTWTQETNTTVSEDGRGRVAALLLRQGVNVRGLMKAAPPKEELEAFIDCTGNLQVWRVNGQEKILLQAADHSKFYSGDCYVFQYSYPGEEKEEVLIGTWFGKQSVEEERASAVSMASKMVESMKFVPAQARIYEGKEPVQFFVIMQSFIVFKGGISSGYKKYIAEKEVDDDTYNENGLALFRIQGSGPDNMQAIQVDPVASSLNSSYCYILHNDSSVFTWMGNLATSTDQELVERQLDLIKPNLQTRAQKEGSESEQFWELLGGKTEYSSQKLTKEPESDPHLFSCTFTKDVLKVTEIYNFTQDDLMTEDIFIVDCHSEIFVWVGQEVVPKNKLLALTIGEKFIEKDSLLEKLSPEAPIYVIMEGGEPSFFTRFFSSWDSSKSSMHGNSFQRKLKIVKNGGTPVADKPKRRTPASYGGRASVPEKSQQRSRTMSLSPDRVRVRGRSPAFNALAATFENQNARNLSTPPPVVRKLYPRSVTPDSARLAPKSSAIASRSALFEKFKTPPQEPLIPKSIKASPKTPESPAPESSSEGQEEKKDNDKEEEKSMSSKIVSLTIQEDAKEGVEDEEDLPAYPYERLKTTSPDPVTDIDVTRREAYLSSEEFKEKFGMTKEAFYKLPKWKQNKFKMAVQLF